The following are encoded together in the Zingiber officinale cultivar Zhangliang chromosome 8A, Zo_v1.1, whole genome shotgun sequence genome:
- the LOC122011970 gene encoding WRKY transcription factor 22-like, which translates to MDDNDWDLFAVVRGCLPEPPPPPPTPVFWLEEEVAAAAGKRGFILDVPACGVEVDELCNLPFRDSCNPRQFSNQTPALVPKPAYVGTSILTPLVAVPYQFQFQEQPRLAATRRPAPPSQTPRSKRKKNQQKKVVCHVPADGVSSDLWAWRKYGQKPIKGSPYPRSYYRCSSSKGCQARKQVERSRAEPAMLLITYTAEHNHPVPTHRNSLSGSTRQKASQPTSTATPASTPSSVALSRPAKGGDGEEEEPVVEEEDDDEEEMLKVADVEMMREEDDMLFLGIKVADAGSSTATTAGVNKLPASLAFLEEDEEFFSAHNWLTDNAASLF; encoded by the exons ATGGACGACAACGACTGGGATTTGTTCGCCGTGGTGAGAGGCTGCCTCCCggagccgccgccgccgcctccaacGCCGGTGTTCTGGTTGGAGGAGGAAGTCGCCGCCGCAGCGGGGAAACGTGGGTTCATTCTCGATGTGCCTGCGTGTGGCGTCGAGGTTGATGAGCTCTGCAATCTGCCGTTCCGGGACAGCTGCAACCCGCGGCAGTTCAGCAACCAGACGCCGGCGCTGGTTCCTAAGCCCGCCTACGTCGGCACTTCCATTCTCACGCCGTTGGTCGCCGTTCCGTATCAATTCCAGTTCCAGGAGCAACCTCGTCTGGCGGCGACTCGAAGGCCGGCGCCGCCCTCGCAAACTCCTCGCTCTAAGAGAAA GAAGAACCAGCAGAAGAAGGTGGTTTGCCATGTTCCGGCTGACGGAGTCTCCTCTGATCTGTGGGCATGGAGAAAGTACGGCCAGAAGCCGATCAAAGGCTCGCCTTATCCAAG GAGTTATTATCGGTGCAGTAGCTCTAAGGGCTGCCAAGCAAGGAAGCAGGTGGAGCGGAGCCGGGCGGAGCCGGCGATGCTGCTCATCACCTACACGGCGGAGCACAACCACCCGGTGCCCACCCACCGCAACTCCCTCTCCGGTAGCACTCGCCAGAAGGCCTCGCAACCGACCAGTACCGCCACCCCTGCCTCGACTCCTTCGTCGGTAGCCCTGTCGCGCCCTGCCAAAGGCGGGGACGGCGAGGAAGAGGAGCcggtggtggaggaggaggacgacgacgagGAAGAGATGCTCAAGGTGGCTGACGTGGAGATGATGCGCGAGGAGGACGACATGCTGTTCCTCGGAATAAAGGTGGCCGACGCAGGGTCGTCGACGGCGACGACCGCCGGAGTCAACAAATTGCCGGCGAGCCTCGCCTTCCTCGAGGAGGACGAGGAGTTCTTCAGTGCACACAATTGGCTGACTGATAATGCCGCTTCTCTtttttaa
- the LOC122011034 gene encoding transcription repressor OFP8-like, translated as MENAASHGSSRSRGLKHRITRMLLRTPCSTCIVSDNGTELSNARLSVHLERRKQIRWPMASLKQEEKRMEWFGNGEVDYFEGSKRQRQKSRRRSGRRRRLCVEGEDEEASGGFFAMMTQSSNPYGDFRQSMAEMVVAGQHMDSASEMEKLLRSYLSLNSPVHHPVIVEAFVDVWEEFMA; from the coding sequence ATGGAGAACGCAGCCAGTCATGGTTCAAGTAGAAGCAGAGGATTGAAGCATCGGATCACTCGAATGCTTCTCCGTACTCCTTGCTCTACCTGCATTGTTTCCGACAATGGGACCGAGCTTTCCAATGCGCGGCTGTCGGTTCACTTGGAGCGGAGAAAGCAGATCAGGTGGCCGATGGCTTCACTGAAACAGGAGGAGAAGAGAATGGAATGGTTTGGCAATGGTGAGGTGGACTACTTTGAGGGCAGCAAGCGGCAGAGGCAGAAGAGTAGAAGACGGAGTGGAAGAAGGAGACGCTTGTGCGTGGAAGGGGAGGACGAGGAGGCAAGCGGCGGATTTTTTGCGATGATGACACAGTCAAGCAATCCGTATGGGGATTTCCGGCAGTCGATGGCGGAGATGGTGGTGGCGGGGCAGCACATGGACAGCGCGAGCGAGATGGAGAAGCTCCTCCGCTCATACTTGTCGTTGAATTCGCCGGTGCACCATCCGGTGATCGTGGAGGCGTTTGTGGACGTGTGGGAAGAGTTCATGGCTTAG
- the LOC122009800 gene encoding mitochondrial import receptor subunit TOM7-1-like: MASRVSLKVKGKRKKAGKGSKPTAPEDLSAGGLAKEWSTWAMKKAKLIAHYGFIPLVILVGMNSDPKPQLYQLLSPV, translated from the coding sequence ATGGCTTCTAGGGTTTCTCTCAAGGTGAAAGGAAAGCGGAAGAAGGCTGGCAAGGGATCGAAGCCCACGGCGCCGGAGGACCTATCGGCCGGAGGGCTCGCCAAGGAGTGGAGCACCTGGGCGATGAAGAAGGCCAAGCTGATCGCTCACTACGGCTTCATCCCCCTCGTCATCCTCGTCGGCATGAACTCGGATCCGAAGCCCCAGCTCTACCAGCTCCTCAGCCCCGTCTGA
- the LOC122009798 gene encoding cellulose synthase A catalytic subunit 4 [UDP-forming]-like: protein MENEVPLCSTCGESVGFSTSAREEVFVACHGCNYPLCSACLEDEIREGRDCCLRCGEPYARNAPEKVSDETDNHEDSGVRLRATSRLHDYEENGSHIRSSSNLSFVEEPNGESGNPLWKNRVDSWMEKKNKKKAAKKVEKAEIPIEQQMESPEYLEAFESFSRVVPLSPNKLTPYRAVIIMRLLVLGLFFNYRVTHPVDSAYALWLTSVICEIWFAFSWVLDQFPKWSPINRETYIDRLSARYEREGEESQLAAVDFFVSTVDPLKEPPLITANTVLSILAVDYPVDKVSCYVSDDGSAMLTFESLVETAEFARKWVPFCKKYAIEPRAPEFYFSQKIDYLKDKIQPSFVKERRAMKRDYEEYKVRVNALVAKAQKTPEEGWVMQDGTSWPGNNPRDHPGMIQVFLGYSGAHDIEGNELPRLVYVSREKRPGYQHHKKAGAMNALVRVSATLTNAPYILNLDCDHYVNNSKAVREAMCFMMDPEVARDVCYVQFPQRFDGIDRSDRYANRNIVFFDVNMRGLDGIQGPVYVGTGCVFNRQALYGYGPANLPVLPKSSFCSSCCCCCGRSKKASENQIEVYRDARREDLNSAIFNLREIDNYDEHERSLLISQMSFEKTFGQSSVFIESTLMENGGVPESANSSTLIKEAIHVIGCGYEEKTEWGKEIGWIYGSVTEDILTGFKMHCRGWRSIYCMPTRPAFKGSAPINLSDRLHQVLRWALGSVEIFLSRHCPLWYGYGGGRLRWLQRLAYINTIVYPFTSLPLIAYCSLPAICLLTGKFIIPTLSNVASVLFLALFMSIILTSVLELRWSGIGIEDWWRNEQFWVIGGISAHLFAVFQGILKMLAGIDTNFTVTAKATDDTEFGELYVFKWTTVLIPPTTILIVNFVGVVAGFSDALNSGYEAWGPLFGKVFFAMWVILHLYPFLKGLMGRQNRTPTIVVLWSVLLASVFSLLWVKIDPFINISDDTKSRGCIDIDCKFN from the exons ATGGAGAATGAGGTGCCGTTATGCAGCACCTGCGGCGAGTCCGTGGGTTTCTCCACTTCCGCCAGGGAGGAGGTTTTCGTCGCTTGCCATGGATGCAACTACCCTCTCTGCAGCGCCTGCCTTGAGGACGAGATCAGGGAGGGCCGCGACTGCTGCCTTCGCTGCGGGGAACCTTACGCTCGCAATGCCCCAG AGAAGGTGAGTGATGAGACTGACAATCACGAGGATTCAGGTGTGAGATTGAGAGCCACAAGCCGTCTCCATGATTATGAG GAAAATGGAAGCCATATTAGAAGCTCGAGTAAtctctccttcgttgaag AGCCGAATGGTGAATCTGGGAATCCATTATGGAAAAACAGAGTGGATAGTTGGATGgaaaaaaagaataagaaaaaggcCGCGAAGAAGGTTGAAAAAGCTGAAATTCCTATAGAACAGCAAATGGAAAGTCCAGA GTATCTAGAGGCTTTTGAATCTTTTTCAAGAGTAGTTCCACTTTCACCCAATAAGCTGACTCCATATAGAGCTGTGATCATAATGAGATTGTTAGTTCTTGGGCTCTTTTTCAATTATAGAGTAACCCACCCTGTCGATAGTGCCTATGCTTTGTGGCTCACATCGGTCATATGCGAGATCTGGTTTGCCTtctcttgggtattggatcaatTTCCCAAATGGTCACCTATAAACAGAGAAACTTATATCGACAGACTAAGTGCAAG ATATGAACGGGAAGGAGAAGAATCACAACTTGCTGCAGTAGATTTTTTTGTCAGTACTGTTGATCCACTCAAAGAGCCACCATTGATTACTGCTAACACTGTGCTTTCAATTCTTGCTGTGGACTATCCTGTTGATAAAGTTTCTTGCTATGTATCTGATGATGGTTCCGCTATGCTTACTTTTGAATCTCTTGTTGAAACTGCGGAGTTTGCTAGAAAATGGGTTCCTTTCTGTAAGAAGTATGCAATTGAACCAAGGGCACCTGAGTTCTATTTTTCACAGAAGATTGATTATTTGAAAGATAAAATACAGCCATCTTTTGTCAAGGAGCGCAGAGCAATGAAA AGAGACTATGAAGAGTACAAAGTGAGGGTAAATGCTTTAGTTGCCAAGGCTCAAAAAACGCCAGAGGAAGGTTGGGTTATGCAAGATGGAACATCATGGCCGGGAAATAATCCACGTGACCACCCTGGCATGATTCAG GTTTTCCTTGGATATAGTGGTGCTCATGACATTGAAGGAAATGAACTTCCTCGGCTAGTTTATGTTTCAAGAGAGAAGAGACCTGGATATCAGCACCACAAAAAAGCTGGGGCCATGAATGCACTG GTTCGAGTCTCAGCAACTCTGACAAATGCTCCCTACATTCTCAACCTCGATTGTGATCACTATGTTAATAACAGCAAAGCAGTCCGTGAAGCAATGTGTTTCATGATGGACCCAGAGGTTGCAAGAGATGTGTGTTATGTTCAGTTTCCTCAGAGGTTTGATGGTATAGACCGCAGTGACCGATACGCAAATAGGAATATTGTGTTCTTTGAT GTAAATATGAGGGGGCTTGATGGCATCCAAGGACCAGTTTATGTAGGAACTGGTTGCGTTTTCAATAGACAAGCACTGTATGGCTATGGGCCAGCCAATTTGCCAGTTTTACCGAAGTCTTCATTTTGTTCTTCATGCTGCTGCTGTTGCGGCCGTTCTAAGAAAGCCTCAGAGAATCAGATTGAAGTTTATCGAGATGCCAGGCGTGAAGATCTCAATTCTGCTATATTTAACTTGAGAGAAATTGACA ATTACGATGAACATGAAAGGTCTTTGTTGATCTCCCAAATGAGCTTCGAAAAGACTTTTGGACAGTCTTCAGTGTTCATTGAGTCCACCCTAATGGAGAATGGCGGTGTGCCTGAATCTGCTAATTCTTCTACTTTAATCAAGGAAGCTATTCACGTCATTGGCTGTGGATACGAGGAGAAGACAGAATGGGGAAAAGAG ATTGGCTGGATATATGGATCTGTCACAGAAGATATTTTGACGGGATTCAAAATGCATTGCCGTGGATGGAGGTCTATCTATTGCATGCCTACAAGGCCTGCTTTCAAAGGATCTGCCCCGATCAACCTCTCTGATCGATTGCATCAGGTTCTTCGTTGGGCTCTTGGTTCTGTTGAGATCTTCCTCAGCCGGCATTGCCCCCTTTGGTATGGCTATGGTGGCGGCAGGCTGAGATGGCTTCAAAGATTGGCTTATATAAACACTATCGTCTATCCATTTACATCCCTTCCACTGATCGCCTACTGCTCTTTACCAGCCATTTGTCTGCTCACTGGAAAGTTCATCATTCCGACG CTTTCCAACGTTGCAAGTGTTCTGTTTCTGGCTCTATTCATGTCCATCATCCTAACGAGTGTTCTTGAACTGCGGTGGAGCGGCATCGGCATCGAGGACTGGTGGCGAAACGAGCAATTCTGGGTGATCGGAGGTATCTCTGCACATCTATTTGCAGTTTTCCAAGGAATCCTAAAGATGCTGGCAGGCATTGACACCAACTTCACCGTCACCGCCAAAGCTACAGACGACACTGAGTTTGGCGAGCTCTACGTGTTCAAGTGGACCACCGTACTGATACCTCCGACGACCATCCTAATCGTCAACTTCGTCGGTGTAGTCGCCGGATTCTCCGACGCGCTGAACAGCGGATACGAAGCATGGGGGCCACTCTTCGGGAAAGTATTCTTCGCAATGTGGGTGATTCTGCATCTGTATCCATTCCTCAAAGGTCTCATGGGGAGGCAGAACCGGACGCCGACCATTGTCGTGCTATGGTCGGTGCTTTTGGCTTCAGTTTTCTCACTTTTGTGGGTAAAAATCGATCCTTTCATCAACATCTCCGACGACACCAAGTCCCGTGGATGCATCGATATCGATTGTAAGTTCAACTGA